In Candidatus Saccharibacteria bacterium oral taxon 488, a single window of DNA contains:
- the def gene encoding peptide deformylase, which yields MTKDDIIALPHPHLRQKSAKIHVITDEVRQLSADMIAAALDWEDSRPHEISAALAAIQVDHLERVIIVRSDFDDKVTREFTTLINPEIVKYEGEIVADFEGCLSVKHVYGKVPRHSKIRVKALDLDGNEIRLKAEGFLARVIQHEIDHTNGVVFIDHIRDQHDAFYTLDDSGELQPLDYEADIKDNAQLWD from the coding sequence ATGACTAAAGACGATATCATTGCCCTGCCACATCCGCACCTCCGCCAAAAATCAGCTAAAATTCACGTCATCACCGACGAGGTGCGCCAGTTATCAGCCGATATGATCGCGGCCGCTCTTGACTGGGAAGATTCTCGCCCTCATGAAATCAGCGCTGCCCTAGCTGCCATCCAGGTTGATCATCTCGAGCGCGTCATCATCGTCCGCAGCGACTTTGACGACAAAGTCACTCGCGAATTCACCACCTTGATCAACCCCGAAATTGTCAAATACGAGGGAGAAATTGTCGCCGATTTCGAAGGCTGCCTCAGCGTCAAGCATGTCTACGGCAAAGTCCCCCGCCATTCTAAAATCCGCGTCAAGGCTCTTGACCTCGACGGCAACGAGATTCGCCTCAAGGCCGAAGGCTTCCTCGCCCGTGTCATCCAGCACGAGATCGATCACACCAACGGCGTCGTCTTTATCGACCATATCCGCGACCAGCACGACGCTTTTTACACGCTCGATGATTCTGGTGAATTACAGCCGCTTGATTATGAAGCCGACATCAAAGATAATGCTCAGCTGTGGGACTAA
- a CDS encoding S1 RNA-binding domain-containing protein, producing the protein MANPLTMDDLLAQASDSVKQLTAGEVVHGTILSIKKHEVLIDLGPLGVGLVPRREVSMSNNYAEGDEVTASVVEVELDNGYSLLSMRKAARDRGWDEVAAKLESGEIVTVTPYDANRGGLLAEYEGVRGFLPVSQLSAEHYPRVGSSDKDEILQRLNVLVNKEIRVRILDADRKANKLIFSEKEAIKEGLAERFEKLSVGDTIKGIVTGVVDFGVFVNVEGIEGLIHISEISWERVNNPSDYVKVGQTVEAKIIAIDKERLSLSMKQLTKDPWLDEVEQFKSGEDVEGTVTRITPFGAFVQLSPAVEALVHVSELGGDGTDPEKVFTLNERKTFTVLEIDKDNRKISLSLAGGKKK; encoded by the coding sequence ATGGCAAATCCATTGACCATGGACGATCTGCTTGCTCAGGCGAGCGACTCCGTGAAACAGCTGACCGCGGGCGAGGTTGTGCACGGAACTATTTTATCAATAAAGAAACACGAAGTTCTGATTGATCTGGGGCCTTTGGGCGTTGGCTTGGTGCCGCGCCGTGAGGTGAGCATGTCGAACAATTACGCAGAAGGTGACGAGGTAACTGCGAGTGTTGTCGAGGTTGAGCTGGACAACGGTTATTCACTTTTGAGCATGCGTAAAGCGGCGCGCGATCGTGGCTGGGACGAGGTCGCCGCCAAATTGGAGAGCGGTGAAATTGTAACGGTGACACCGTACGACGCCAATCGTGGTGGTCTGTTGGCTGAATATGAAGGGGTGCGCGGTTTCTTGCCGGTATCGCAGCTATCGGCTGAGCATTATCCGCGAGTTGGTTCAAGTGACAAGGATGAGATCTTGCAGCGGCTTAACGTGCTGGTCAACAAAGAGATTCGCGTACGGATTTTGGATGCTGATCGCAAGGCGAACAAGCTCATCTTTTCCGAAAAAGAGGCCATCAAAGAGGGCCTGGCGGAGCGGTTCGAGAAGTTGTCAGTCGGCGATACCATCAAGGGTATCGTGACTGGCGTGGTAGACTTTGGCGTGTTTGTGAACGTTGAGGGAATTGAGGGACTGATTCACATCTCAGAAATTAGCTGGGAGCGGGTTAACAACCCGAGCGATTACGTCAAGGTTGGCCAGACTGTGGAGGCGAAGATTATCGCTATCGACAAGGAGCGCCTCAGCTTGAGTATGAAACAACTGACGAAGGACCCATGGCTGGATGAAGTGGAGCAGTTCAAGTCAGGCGAGGACGTCGAAGGCACAGTCACACGGATTACACCGTTTGGTGCATTTGTGCAGCTAAGTCCAGCTGTCGAGGCTCTCGTTCACGTTTCGGAGCTGGGTGGCGATGGGACTGACCCGGAGAAAGTCTTTACACTGAATGAGCGCAAGACCTTTACCGTGCTAGAAATTGATAAAGATAATCGCAAGATTTCGCTGTCGCTGGCTGGCGGCAAGAAAAAATAG
- a CDS encoding ROK family protein — MIIAIDTGGTKTLVGRFTDNGTLETTTRFATPTDVTAYIKQVVETITMITEGAPVTDISIGLPGTVTGGVATYCINLGWCGVPIQDLLAKHFSDAQIILENDANLAGLASIRRLEPQPACGLYVTVGTGIGTSIILNGTLHPSLRGSEAGHMQVAYQSTIDSWENLASGRALSQQFGELSDTTPPEVWLEAAKRLSLGLQALTAAIQPDVIVIGGGIGRYTDKFSASLAGFITEKLPSFITCPHIVGAAYPEEAVLYGCYDNAILHR, encoded by the coding sequence ATGATTATTGCAATTGATACTGGGGGTACAAAAACATTAGTCGGACGATTTACCGACAACGGTACACTAGAAACAACGACTCGGTTTGCTACGCCAACAGATGTTACGGCATATATCAAACAGGTCGTTGAGACCATCACCATGATCACCGAGGGCGCGCCTGTCACAGACATTTCAATTGGCTTGCCCGGCACCGTCACTGGCGGTGTTGCTACGTACTGTATTAACCTTGGCTGGTGCGGCGTACCCATCCAAGACCTCTTAGCCAAGCACTTCTCCGATGCTCAAATTATTCTCGAAAATGATGCCAATCTCGCTGGTCTCGCTAGTATCCGTCGCCTCGAGCCACAACCAGCCTGTGGTCTTTACGTCACTGTCGGCACAGGTATTGGCACTAGTATCATCCTCAATGGCACACTCCACCCTAGTTTGCGCGGCAGCGAAGCCGGCCATATGCAAGTTGCGTATCAATCAACTATCGATTCATGGGAAAACCTTGCCTCGGGACGAGCGCTCAGTCAACAGTTTGGAGAGTTATCGGACACAACACCGCCTGAAGTCTGGCTTGAGGCTGCTAAGAGACTCAGTCTAGGACTTCAGGCACTGACCGCCGCTATCCAGCCAGATGTCATCGTAATCGGCGGTGGCATCGGCCGCTACACCGACAAATTCTCCGCATCGTTAGCCGGATTTATCACCGAGAAACTACCGTCATTTATCACCTGCCCACACATCGTTGGTGCAGCATATCCCGAGGAGGCCGTACTGTATGGCTGCTACGATAACGCTATCCTCCATCGTTAA
- the priA gene encoding primosomal protein N', with amino-acid sequence MYYYLVSPIKIIRADAHSFTYAHPEQLPVGALVVIEVGSAHCVGIIMSAVVKPEFTVKEIVQILDDAPVPLPLIQTALWMSSYYHTHLATVWQTILPRGLTKKRRHIPARAASPQASRPPTTALTPNQRAAITAIDDMLPGSALLHGVTGSGKTRVYIELARRLIDEGLSSIILVPEIALTSQLVSEFARYFDNIILTHSRQTEAERHVTWQHVINSRDPLIVIGPRSALFMPVQQLSLVVIDECHEPSFKQEQSPRYSALRTAAILARQHEAKLVLGSATPTISDYFLAKTAGRPIIAMPTPARSDAVKPRISLVDMTKRTNFTQHFFLSDQLLSAITGSLDDGHQALIFHNRRGTAAITLCEQCGWNAGCPRCFVPLTLHADQHQLLCHICGFTATVPTSCPECRHADIIHKGLGTKRIEAELRKLFPASTIARFDADTSTNDAADRRYDELKNGSIDIIIGTQVIAKGLDLPHLRTVGVVQADAGLTLPDFSSSERTFQLLAQVVGRVGRSHHATNVIVQTFQPDHPAIRDGLAQNYTDFYARTIARRHATDFPPFVYLLKLTCVYKTEAAAIRNAKKLAQTLQAAAPADMCILGPTPAFYERVRDTYRWQLILKSPRRSDLVSLLDLVPPAHWQAELDPTSLL; translated from the coding sequence ATGTACTACTATTTGGTATCACCGATCAAGATCATTCGTGCCGATGCGCACTCGTTTACCTATGCACACCCTGAGCAGCTGCCAGTCGGTGCGCTGGTCGTTATAGAAGTTGGCTCGGCTCATTGCGTTGGTATCATCATGTCAGCAGTCGTTAAGCCTGAGTTTACGGTTAAAGAAATTGTCCAGATTTTAGATGACGCTCCCGTGCCGCTACCGCTCATCCAAACGGCTCTGTGGATGAGTAGCTATTATCATACGCACCTCGCGACCGTCTGGCAAACCATTCTGCCACGCGGTTTGACGAAAAAGCGCCGCCACATACCCGCACGCGCCGCCAGTCCGCAGGCCTCACGACCACCGACAACAGCGCTCACGCCCAACCAGAGAGCCGCCATCACCGCCATTGACGACATGCTCCCCGGCAGCGCCCTACTACATGGCGTGACCGGATCTGGCAAGACGCGTGTCTATATCGAGCTCGCCCGGCGGTTGATAGACGAGGGCTTATCGTCAATTATTCTGGTGCCAGAAATTGCCCTCACCTCACAACTCGTTAGCGAATTTGCGAGGTATTTCGACAATATTATCCTCACCCACTCGCGTCAGACCGAAGCAGAGCGGCACGTGACTTGGCAACATGTTATCAATTCACGCGACCCGCTCATCGTCATCGGCCCTCGATCGGCCCTGTTCATGCCCGTCCAGCAGCTGAGCCTCGTCGTCATTGATGAATGTCACGAACCCAGCTTCAAACAAGAACAATCGCCCCGCTACTCAGCGCTGCGTACTGCAGCCATTCTCGCTCGCCAGCACGAAGCCAAGCTTGTCCTCGGCAGTGCCACCCCTACGATCAGCGATTATTTTCTGGCAAAAACCGCTGGCCGGCCTATCATCGCTATGCCCACGCCCGCCCGTTCAGACGCCGTCAAGCCACGCATCTCGCTGGTTGATATGACCAAGCGCACAAACTTTACTCAGCATTTCTTTCTCTCTGATCAACTACTCTCGGCTATCACCGGCTCGCTGGATGACGGTCATCAGGCCCTCATCTTTCATAATCGCCGCGGCACCGCCGCTATCACCCTATGCGAACAATGCGGCTGGAATGCTGGCTGTCCGCGCTGCTTTGTGCCACTCACCTTACACGCCGACCAGCACCAGCTCCTCTGTCATATCTGCGGTTTCACTGCAACCGTCCCTACCAGCTGCCCCGAGTGTCGTCATGCCGATATCATTCATAAGGGCCTCGGCACCAAGCGCATCGAGGCAGAATTACGCAAGCTCTTTCCCGCGAGCACCATCGCCCGCTTCGATGCCGATACAAGTACCAACGACGCAGCTGATAGGCGCTACGACGAGCTCAAAAACGGTTCAATTGACATCATCATCGGCACCCAAGTGATCGCCAAGGGCCTCGATCTACCGCACCTACGCACTGTTGGTGTCGTCCAAGCCGACGCCGGGTTGACACTGCCTGACTTTTCCTCGAGCGAGCGCACCTTTCAGCTGCTGGCCCAAGTCGTTGGCCGCGTTGGCCGCTCCCATCACGCCACCAACGTCATCGTCCAGACCTTTCAGCCGGATCATCCCGCCATCCGCGACGGACTCGCTCAAAATTACACTGACTTTTATGCCCGCACTATCGCGCGGCGACACGCTACTGACTTTCCGCCATTTGTCTATCTGCTCAAATTAACCTGCGTCTACAAAACCGAAGCTGCCGCTATCCGCAACGCCAAAAAGCTCGCCCAGACACTGCAGGCAGCCGCCCCGGCCGACATGTGCATCCTTGGCCCAACACCGGCATTTTATGAGCGAGTCCGCGACACGTACCGCTGGCAGCTCATTCTCAAAAGCCCGCGCCGCAGCGACCTTGTCAGCCTCCTTGATCTCGTACCACCCGCTCATTGGCAGGCTGAGCTCGACCCGACCAGCCTCCTCTAG
- a CDS encoding translation initiation factor IF-2, whose translation MTEKIVAIADSVTVGELATTLNLPVTTLIGELFKNGIAATINQRLDFETASIIVEELGLEVTLKKKEAAVGRARVEHTLSERAVPRPPIVAVMGHVDHGKTSLLDAILGNKTAAGEAGGITQHISAYQTKRNERMITLLDTPGHEAFAALRQHGAVLTDVVIIVVAADDGVKPQTVEAIRFARSANAKIVVAINKIDKDTANPQRVKTQLASEHGLNPEEWGGDTVMVEVSAKTGQNLDKLLDMVLLVADMEDLRADEDVPAEGLVIEAHMETGRGAVVGLLVEHGQLKPAHYLVAGTAYGRVRTMSDFRGQTMKMAGPSTPVNVTGFKELPQFGDSFRLAKNEKEARHLAQAARLEQEKMAASTNVTSSDILKMMSQQHDAESFNVLVKADVQGSLTSVIDSLKLIDTGGLVDLHVIGSGVGNISENDIHLAVGENTVIYGFNVDLPPAVKRLAAREHVEVRLYRVIYELLDNAKQSMEALLAPEVVETEVGRLSVKGVFRTVREEVIAGGEVMTGKVYKGLLARLKRGDEHIAEVEVSSVQRQHQEAKEVFEGEMCGLSLKTTRKVAVEEGDTLEFFTRELVKKTL comes from the coding sequence ATGACAGAAAAGATTGTCGCAATTGCAGATTCAGTAACCGTCGGAGAGCTCGCTACCACCTTGAATCTACCGGTCACGACGCTTATTGGCGAGCTGTTTAAGAATGGTATCGCGGCGACGATTAATCAGCGGTTGGACTTTGAGACGGCATCGATTATCGTTGAAGAGCTGGGCCTTGAGGTGACGCTCAAGAAAAAGGAAGCGGCTGTTGGCCGCGCCCGCGTGGAACATACACTGTCGGAAAGGGCAGTACCGCGCCCACCGATTGTGGCGGTGATGGGGCATGTTGATCACGGCAAGACGAGCTTGCTAGACGCGATTTTGGGTAACAAGACTGCTGCTGGTGAGGCCGGCGGTATCACGCAGCACATTAGCGCCTACCAAACGAAGCGTAACGAGCGGATGATTACGCTGCTGGATACACCGGGGCACGAGGCGTTTGCAGCGTTGCGGCAACACGGCGCGGTGCTGACTGACGTGGTGATCATCGTAGTGGCGGCGGACGACGGCGTCAAGCCGCAGACGGTCGAGGCGATTCGGTTTGCCCGTTCGGCTAACGCCAAAATCGTGGTAGCAATCAACAAAATTGATAAAGATACCGCCAATCCACAGCGGGTAAAAACGCAACTGGCATCTGAGCACGGCCTCAATCCTGAGGAGTGGGGCGGCGATACGGTGATGGTGGAAGTTAGCGCTAAAACTGGCCAGAATTTGGATAAGCTGCTGGATATGGTGCTACTGGTGGCAGATATGGAAGATCTGCGGGCGGATGAGGACGTGCCGGCGGAGGGCTTGGTGATTGAGGCGCATATGGAAACCGGGCGTGGCGCGGTGGTCGGGCTACTCGTTGAGCACGGTCAGCTAAAGCCAGCGCATTATCTGGTGGCCGGCACGGCGTACGGTCGAGTACGAACAATGTCGGACTTTCGTGGTCAGACAATGAAAATGGCGGGCCCGAGCACACCGGTTAATGTGACTGGATTTAAGGAGCTGCCGCAATTTGGTGATAGTTTTCGGTTGGCTAAAAACGAGAAAGAAGCACGGCATTTGGCGCAGGCAGCGCGCCTAGAGCAGGAAAAAATGGCTGCCAGCACCAATGTCACCAGCTCGGATATTTTGAAAATGATGAGTCAGCAGCATGACGCTGAGTCGTTCAATGTTCTCGTCAAGGCTGATGTTCAGGGGTCGCTCACATCGGTGATTGATAGCCTGAAATTGATTGATACAGGTGGCTTGGTGGATCTACATGTCATCGGTAGCGGGGTTGGTAACATTTCAGAAAATGATATTCATCTGGCAGTTGGCGAGAACACGGTTATTTATGGTTTTAATGTCGATCTGCCGCCAGCAGTAAAGCGCCTGGCAGCGCGTGAGCACGTTGAGGTGCGACTATACCGGGTGATTTATGAACTACTTGATAATGCCAAGCAATCCATGGAGGCGCTACTGGCCCCAGAGGTCGTCGAGACTGAGGTCGGCCGGCTGAGTGTTAAGGGCGTGTTCCGAACGGTGCGCGAAGAGGTGATCGCTGGTGGTGAAGTGATGACGGGTAAGGTCTATAAGGGCTTGTTGGCACGCCTGAAGCGCGGCGATGAGCACATTGCCGAGGTTGAAGTATCATCCGTTCAGCGTCAACATCAGGAAGCCAAAGAAGTGTTTGAGGGTGAAATGTGCGGACTCAGCCTCAAAACTACGCGAAAAGTCGCCGTCGAAGAAGGCGACACACTGGAGTTCTTTACGCGGGAGCTGGTGAAGAAGACGTTGTAA
- a CDS encoding ArsR family transcriptional regulator: protein MLDIFITSRVRRKIVVVYAKYPDFHTHVRGLAKLIKEDPGNIQRELKRLEKVGFLRSEKQGNSRAYFTNKQFPIFKELQSMVIKSQQHAARPKRGSVDRD, encoded by the coding sequence ATGCTTGACATTTTTATTACATCACGAGTGAGACGCAAAATCGTAGTCGTGTACGCCAAGTATCCTGATTTTCATACGCACGTACGTGGCCTGGCGAAGCTGATTAAGGAAGATCCCGGTAACATTCAGCGCGAGCTCAAGCGGCTGGAAAAGGTTGGTTTCCTGAGGAGTGAAAAGCAGGGCAATTCGCGGGCATACTTTACGAACAAGCAGTTCCCGATTTTCAAGGAATTACAGAGTATGGTGATTAAGTCGCAGCAACATGCGGCCCGGCCGAAGCGCGGCTCGGTTGATAGAGATTGA
- the fmt gene encoding methionyl-tRNA formyltransferase: MPPIIFFGTEAYSLITLKALYEAGFPIRAVITKPDMRSGRGHKLTEPPVKTFARQHGILVWQPNKLRDIIPDITALQPVAGVLVAYGKIIPQSIIDLFTPGIINLHPSLLPKWRGPSPIEAAIAHRDSETGISIMQLDAQMDAGPIYTQHRHPLTGTETKPQLYDELFAAGSDLLVRTLPGILAGTLQPTPQNDADATYCQLLSKGMSLIDPATMTAAVADAHVRAYLGFPRSRLRIHDRELIITKTHVSEAPESPLSVKCCDGRYVTILELIAPSGKKMTAEAFLRGYQG, translated from the coding sequence ATGCCACCAATCATCTTTTTCGGCACCGAAGCGTACAGTCTGATTACCCTTAAGGCACTCTACGAGGCAGGATTTCCCATTCGCGCCGTCATCACCAAACCCGATATGCGTAGCGGCCGCGGCCATAAGCTTACCGAACCACCAGTCAAGACCTTTGCCCGCCAACATGGCATCCTCGTCTGGCAGCCCAATAAGCTCCGCGACATTATCCCCGATATCACCGCCCTCCAGCCTGTCGCTGGCGTCCTCGTCGCTTATGGCAAAATTATCCCCCAGTCAATCATTGACCTCTTCACTCCTGGTATTATTAATCTCCATCCCTCGCTACTGCCAAAATGGCGTGGCCCTTCACCCATTGAGGCCGCCATTGCACACCGAGACTCAGAAACCGGCATCTCCATTATGCAGCTTGACGCCCAGATGGACGCTGGCCCAATTTACACCCAACACCGTCACCCGCTCACCGGCACTGAAACCAAACCGCAGCTATATGATGAGTTGTTTGCTGCTGGCAGCGACCTGCTCGTACGCACGCTGCCGGGCATCCTCGCCGGTACGCTCCAGCCAACTCCACAAAACGACGCCGATGCCACGTATTGCCAGCTGCTTTCCAAGGGTATGTCGCTCATTGATCCTGCCACCATGACCGCCGCAGTCGCCGACGCCCATGTACGGGCGTATCTCGGCTTTCCACGTAGTCGTCTGCGCATTCATGACCGTGAACTCATTATTACCAAAACTCACGTCTCAGAGGCTCCAGAATCGCCGCTGAGCGTCAAGTGCTGTGATGGACGATACGTAACCATCCTCGAACTGATCGCCCCGAGCGGCAAAAAAATGACCGCAGAGGCGTTTCTCCGCGGCTATCAAGGCTAA